The proteins below come from a single Tissierella sp. MB52-C2 genomic window:
- the pepF gene encoding oligoendopeptidase F, producing the protein MESKREALERKDLPQESKWDLESMYKDVNEWEEDYNRAKEMGKNFDSHKGNVVSSSENLYNTLKDKDELYRLASNIYSYTHMKLDEDTRDGKSQALSDKGLSLYIEVDEKTSFLVPEILTLDSDTLEKYYDEKPELKLYKQYIDNILRQKAHVLSAREESIMAQVGEVGSAPEKIYSMLNNADLKFPTIKDEDGKDVEITHGNFIPLMESKNRDVRKNAFKALYNTYEGFKNTFAASLSGDLKNNIFNANIRSYKSSREASLDANNIPLSVYDNLINSVHNNLDSMYKYMEIRKRALGVEELHMYDLYTPIVKDIDFKIPYKEGVELVKKALVPLGEEYMDVVEEGFSSGWIDVYENRGKRSGAYSSGSYDSKPFILLNYHDTLDNVFTTAHEMGHSIHSYFTRKNQPFVYGNYSIFVAEVASTANESLLMDYMLKNVKDKNERLYLLNHYLESFRTTVFRQTMFAEFEKIINEHLEKGEALTADYLCEEYKELNELYYGPNVVVDDEIAMEWARIPHFYYNYYVFQYATGYSAAVALSQKVLEEGKEAVDKYLNFLKSGSSDYPLNVLKLAGVDMTTEEPVNNAMKLFKELVDEMDQLI; encoded by the coding sequence ATGGAAAGTAAAAGAGAAGCGCTAGAGAGAAAAGATTTACCACAAGAATCTAAATGGGATTTAGAATCTATGTACAAGGATGTTAATGAATGGGAAGAAGACTATAATAGGGCTAAGGAAATGGGAAAGAATTTTGATTCCCATAAAGGAAATGTAGTATCCAGTAGTGAGAATCTATATAATACATTAAAGGATAAAGATGAGTTATATAGATTAGCAAGTAACATATATTCATATACTCATATGAAGTTAGATGAAGATACTAGAGATGGAAAGTCTCAAGCCTTGTCAGATAAGGGTTTAAGCCTTTATATAGAAGTAGATGAAAAGACATCTTTTCTAGTACCCGAGATATTGACTTTAGACTCAGATACTTTAGAAAAATATTATGATGAAAAGCCTGAATTAAAATTATATAAGCAATATATAGATAATATTTTAAGACAAAAAGCTCATGTATTATCTGCTAGGGAAGAGTCTATAATGGCACAGGTAGGAGAAGTAGGCTCTGCACCAGAGAAGATATATTCAATGCTAAATAATGCAGATTTAAAGTTTCCTACTATAAAGGATGAAGATGGCAAAGATGTAGAGATTACTCATGGAAACTTTATTCCACTTATGGAATCTAAAAATAGAGATGTGAGAAAAAATGCATTTAAAGCTTTATATAATACCTATGAAGGGTTCAAAAACACCTTTGCAGCTTCATTAAGTGGAGATTTGAAGAACAATATATTCAATGCAAATATTAGAAGCTACAAATCAAGTAGAGAAGCCTCTTTAGATGCAAATAATATTCCTTTATCTGTATATGATAATTTAATTAATTCTGTTCATAACAACTTAGATAGTATGTATAAGTATATGGAAATAAGAAAAAGAGCTTTAGGAGTAGAAGAACTTCATATGTATGATCTATATACTCCAATAGTAAAAGATATTGATTTTAAAATTCCATATAAAGAAGGGGTAGAGTTAGTTAAAAAGGCTTTAGTACCCCTTGGAGAAGAATATATGGATGTAGTAGAAGAAGGATTTAGTTCAGGCTGGATAGATGTATATGAAAACAGAGGTAAAAGATCAGGCGCATATTCAAGTGGATCCTATGATTCTAAACCATTTATACTGCTAAACTACCATGATACATTAGATAATGTATTTACTACAGCCCATGAAATGGGTCACTCAATCCATAGCTATTTTACAAGAAAAAATCAGCCTTTTGTCTATGGAAATTATTCTATATTTGTAGCCGAAGTCGCATCTACAGCAAATGAGTCTTTACTTATGGATTATATGCTAAAGAATGTAAAAGATAAAAATGAAAGGTTATATCTACTAAATCATTATTTAGAAAGCTTTAGAACTACTGTATTTAGACAAACCATGTTTGCAGAGTTTGAAAAAATAATAAATGAACACTTAGAGAAGGGTGAAGCATTAACAGCAGATTATTTATGTGAAGAATATAAGGAATTAAATGAACTATATTATGGACCAAATGTAGTAGTAGACGATGAAATAGCAATGGAGTGGGCAAGAATACCTCATTTCTACTACAACTACTATGTATTCCAATATGCTACAGGATATTCAGCAGCAGTTGCACTATCTCAAAAGGTACTTGAAGAAGGGAAGGAAGCAGTAGATAAATATCTAAACTTCCTAAAGAGTGGAAGTTCAGACTACCCACTAAATGTATTAAAACTAGCAGGAGTGGATATGACTACAGAGGAACCAGTAAATAATGCAATGAAGTTATTTAAAGAGTTAGTAGATGAAATGGATCAATTAATATAG
- a CDS encoding penicillin-binding transpeptidase domain-containing protein has protein sequence MNKETKRIIVVLVGFCLMFISLIVYISYFQVFRAEAVRNNSYNKRLWINEESILRGSILDRNEKVLAYSEKKDDTNKRYYPYGRLYSHIIGYSYREYGKVGLELQYNNALLNINENAAINEIKNLVIPTTEGNNLKLTIDHELQNKARGLLKGKKGSIVAMNPTTGEIYAMVSLPDFDVSNLKADWKEISENPNSPLVNRATQGLYAPGSIFKVLTTVAALDTPGLDKQYDCVGSTKINGYVFKDYQQKGHGHIDLKQALVKSCNTYFTEKSIQIGKERMGNVADKFLINSDISFDLPTKSSQFPYKGNLDKTEIAASAIGQGKVLVTPLNMALITSGIANGGEIVKPILVKEIISKSGKVIKTYNTEALSQATDPITANEVKDMMVGVVKSGTGTNARIKNIEVAGKTGTAENASGKSHAWFIGFAPANEPKVAVAVILEEEGSTGGKTAAPIARDIMIHTINNIRD, from the coding sequence ATGAACAAAGAGACTAAAAGAATAATAGTTGTCTTAGTTGGATTTTGTCTAATGTTTATTAGTTTAATAGTATATATAAGTTATTTTCAAGTTTTTAGAGCAGAGGCAGTGAGAAATAATAGTTATAATAAAAGATTATGGATCAATGAAGAATCAATACTTAGAGGATCTATTTTAGATAGGAATGAAAAGGTACTAGCATATAGTGAAAAGAAAGATGACACAAATAAAAGATACTATCCCTACGGAAGATTATATAGTCATATAATAGGTTATAGTTACCGTGAATATGGGAAAGTAGGTTTAGAACTTCAATATAATAATGCTTTATTAAATATAAATGAAAATGCAGCTATTAATGAAATAAAAAATTTAGTAATACCTACTACTGAAGGAAATAATCTTAAATTAACTATAGATCATGAATTGCAAAATAAAGCCAGAGGATTATTAAAGGGAAAAAAAGGGTCTATTGTAGCTATGAATCCTACTACAGGGGAAATATACGCTATGGTAAGTCTTCCAGATTTTGATGTATCAAACTTAAAGGCAGACTGGAAGGAAATATCTGAAAACCCAAATAGCCCCTTAGTAAATAGAGCTACTCAAGGATTATATGCTCCAGGGTCTATCTTTAAGGTTTTAACTACTGTGGCAGCCCTAGATACTCCAGGCTTAGATAAACAGTATGATTGTGTTGGAAGTACAAAAATTAATGGATATGTATTTAAGGACTATCAACAAAAAGGCCATGGACATATTGATTTAAAACAGGCATTGGTTAAATCATGTAATACTTATTTTACAGAGAAATCGATCCAGATAGGAAAAGAAAGAATGGGGAATGTAGCAGATAAATTTTTAATAAATAGTGATATTTCCTTTGATTTGCCTACTAAAAGTTCACAATTCCCTTATAAGGGTAATTTAGATAAAACAGAAATTGCTGCTTCAGCCATAGGTCAGGGTAAGGTATTAGTTACTCCATTGAACATGGCATTGATCACTTCTGGTATTGCCAATGGAGGAGAAATCGTAAAGCCAATACTAGTAAAAGAAATTATATCTAAAAGTGGAAAAGTGATAAAAACCTATAATACTGAAGCTTTATCTCAAGCTACAGATCCTATTACAGCAAATGAAGTTAAGGATATGATGGTGGGAGTAGTAAAATCAGGTACAGGAACAAATGCTAGAATAAAGAATATAGAAGTAGCAGGAAAAACAGGAACTGCTGAAAATGCCAGTGGTAAATCCCATGCCTGGTTTATAGGATTTGCTCCGGCAAATGAGCCAAAAGTAGCTGTTGCAGTTATATTGGAAGAAGAAGGATCAACAGGGGGGAAAACTGCGGCACCTATAGCGAGAGATATTATGATCCATACAATAAATAATATTAGAGATTAA
- a CDS encoding FtsW/RodA/SpoVE family cell cycle protein, translated as MFKKGIRAKSPRNLLFIFEILALFLLFAYEGEKIDRLTLSTGIGLVIIIYLSNYILSKISYGDNYIFLIVTMLISIGVVMIYRIDSSLGIKQLIWISMGIFLFFLTYFVLKYIRGWKNWIYIYIIASYILFFITFVFGSRKGGAINWVSFGGIAFQPAEITKLLAIFILASYYSDTSRWKGIKYSDYYLMGIIYSFILLLFLQRDLGTSLVFYGIFIMIQFIYEEDRRLVLYNIGLFAIGGILGYTLFDHVKIRFQSWLNPWKYIERQGYQITQSLFAIAEGGFFGRGLGLGYPDFIPVVYTDFIFSAICEEMGVFTGIGIIMLFMILVYRGFKIAISQENLFYKILALGISILFGIQSFIILGGVLKMIPLTGLTLPFISYGGSSMLSSFIALGVLQICSEEIKVKEELDEQRD; from the coding sequence ATGTTTAAAAAAGGAATTAGAGCAAAGTCCCCCAGAAATTTATTATTCATTTTTGAAATTTTAGCATTATTTTTATTGTTTGCCTATGAGGGGGAAAAAATAGATAGGCTGACTTTAAGTACAGGTATTGGTCTAGTAATTATAATATATTTATCAAACTATATATTGAGTAAAATTTCATATGGAGATAATTATATATTCCTAATCGTTACTATGCTCATATCCATAGGAGTAGTAATGATATATAGAATTGATTCAAGTTTGGGTATAAAACAGTTGATATGGATATCCATGGGGATATTTTTATTTTTCCTAACATATTTTGTTTTAAAGTATATTAGAGGCTGGAAAAATTGGATATACATTTATATAATTGCTTCATATATTTTATTTTTCATTACTTTTGTATTTGGAAGCAGAAAGGGTGGGGCAATAAACTGGGTTAGTTTTGGTGGAATTGCATTTCAGCCTGCTGAGATTACTAAGCTTTTAGCAATATTCATATTGGCTTCTTATTATTCTGATACTTCTAGATGGAAAGGTATAAAATATAGTGATTATTATTTAATGGGAATTATATATTCTTTCATTTTACTATTATTTTTACAAAGAGATTTAGGTACATCCTTGGTGTTCTATGGCATATTTATTATGATTCAGTTTATTTATGAAGAAGATAGAAGGCTTGTCTTGTACAATATAGGATTATTTGCCATAGGCGGTATATTAGGATATACATTGTTTGATCATGTTAAGATTAGATTTCAATCGTGGCTAAATCCATGGAAATATATAGAGAGACAAGGTTACCAAATAACACAATCTTTATTTGCCATTGCTGAAGGCGGATTTTTTGGCAGGGGCTTAGGCTTAGGCTATCCAGACTTTATTCCAGTAGTATATACAGATTTTATTTTTTCTGCTATATGTGAGGAAATGGGAGTATTTACTGGTATAGGTATAATAATGTTATTTATGATTCTTGTATATAGAGGATTTAAAATAGCTATATCACAAGAAAATTTATTTTATAAAATACTTGCTTTAGGTATTAGCATTTTATTCGGAATACAATCATTTATTATTCTAGGGGGAGTTTTAAAGATGATACCATTAACAGGGCTTACTTTGCCTTTCATTAGTTATGGAGGAAGTTCCATGTTATCTAGCTTTATTGCCCTTGGAGTACTCCAAATATGTTCTGAAGAAATAAAAGTAAAGGAGGAACTTGATGAACAAAGAGACTAA
- a CDS encoding FHA domain-containing protein — translation MYNILAILFKYIFIIIIYLFIFSIIRLIYLDIKGIEGISSDNRVYLKLINRKESLPYKIKEYYSIDETITLGRNGQNNIIVKDPFISKKHFQIIEDEGDYYLEDLNSANGTYLNGDKIFDAVQLEDGDIVRAGQIEFLFVNR, via the coding sequence ATGTATAATATATTAGCAATATTATTTAAATATATATTTATTATAATTATTTATTTATTTATTTTTAGTATCATAAGACTTATATATTTAGATATAAAAGGTATAGAGGGAATATCTTCCGATAATAGGGTCTATTTAAAGTTAATTAATAGAAAAGAGTCTTTACCATATAAAATAAAGGAATATTATTCTATTGATGAAACTATAACTTTAGGTAGAAATGGTCAAAATAATATTATAGTAAAGGATCCTTTTATATCTAAAAAACATTTTCAAATAATAGAAGATGAGGGAGATTATTATCTTGAAGATTTAAATAGTGCAAATGGTACATATTTAAATGGAGATAAAATATTTGATGCAGTGCAATTAGAAGATGGAGACATTGTTAGGGCAGGACAAATAGAATTTTTGTTTGTAAATAGATAG
- a CDS encoding PspC domain-containing protein: MNKLSRSKQNQMLSGVCGGIGEYFHIDPTIVRIAWVLLGLPSFGIAFIVYLICSVIIPEDDGAIYGNATNNNEKIRQNTPLFIGLGLIIWGVVLLVKILFPWFTFRIINFWKYWPVLLILLGIYILINQRDR, translated from the coding sequence TTGAATAAATTAAGTCGTTCTAAACAAAATCAAATGCTTTCTGGTGTGTGTGGCGGTATAGGAGAATATTTTCACATTGATCCTACTATAGTTCGTATTGCTTGGGTGTTACTGGGATTGCCATCTTTTGGCATAGCATTTATAGTCTATCTAATATGTAGCGTTATTATACCTGAAGATGATGGCGCTATTTATGGTAATGCTACTAATAATAACGAAAAAATCCGTCAAAATACTCCTTTATTTATAGGCCTAGGTTTAATAATATGGGGTGTTGTTTTATTAGTAAAAATATTATTTCCTTGGTTTACCTTTAGAATTATAAATTTTTGGAAGTATTGGCCTGTATTATTAATATTATTAGGTATATATATATTAATTAATCAAAGAGATAGGTAA
- a CDS encoding RecX family transcriptional regulator, which yields MKITNIEPQRNKNRVNIYVDNVFSIGIEDELRFKYNLRVGMEVTDEFIKDILKVEEQNKVTSHALNLLSYRQRSEKEIYMALKRKNFEDIYISKAIDYCKENNYINDKAFAEAFVKDKVNLNKLGPERIKYELILKGVSKDIIDSVLVLDRDDQYEMALELAIKKLNSYKNDDKNSIYRKLSGFLQRKGYSYDIISKVMNEALRDR from the coding sequence ATGAAGATTACCAATATTGAACCACAAAGAAATAAAAATAGGGTCAATATCTATGTAGATAATGTTTTTTCCATAGGTATAGAAGATGAGCTTAGATTTAAATATAACTTAAGGGTTGGAATGGAAGTTACTGATGAATTTATTAAAGACATTCTTAAAGTCGAGGAGCAAAACAAAGTAACCAGTCATGCACTTAATTTATTATCCTATAGACAAAGATCAGAAAAGGAAATATATATGGCCTTAAAGCGCAAAAACTTTGAAGATATTTATATAAGTAAAGCAATTGATTATTGTAAGGAAAACAATTATATAAATGATAAGGCCTTTGCAGAAGCTTTCGTAAAAGATAAAGTAAATCTTAATAAACTTGGTCCAGAAAGGATAAAATATGAACTAATACTAAAGGGAGTCTCTAAAGACATTATAGATAGTGTCCTAGTATTAGACAGAGATGATCAATATGAAATGGCTTTGGAGTTGGCCATTAAAAAGCTAAATTCTTATAAGAATGATGACAAAAATTCCATTTATAGGAAACTTAGTGGATTTTTACAGCGAAAGGGATATTCCTATGATATTATTTCTAAAGTAATGAATGAAGCCCTTAGGGATAGGTGA
- a CDS encoding GIY-YIG nuclease family protein: MCYVYILQCKDDTLYTGWTTNLDKRIHKHNLGKAAKYTRGRTPVKLVYFEEFDNKIEAQKREYAIKQLSRVKKLALIEENIRNCK; the protein is encoded by the coding sequence TTGTGCTATGTTTATATCTTACAATGTAAAGATGATACTCTTTATACTGGTTGGACTACAAATTTAGATAAAAGAATCCATAAACACAATTTAGGAAAAGCTGCTAAATATACTCGTGGCAGAACTCCTGTTAAACTTGTATATTTTGAAGAATTCGACAATAAAATTGAGGCTCAAAAAAGGGAATATGCTATAAAACAACTTTCTAGAGTGAAGAAATTAGCCCTTATAGAAGAAAATATCCGTAATTGTAAATAG
- a CDS encoding HAMP domain-containing sensor histidine kinase, translating into MKKSIKTRLVKNFMLVIVITVLILEIGLIKAVKEYYYRNIEDILKNQIEFSRDYYLRYFSSDSLEDIVIDDVDVFWQHTNAEVQILDPEGRLLMDSLGVINDDSNLYPDIKAAINGEKGIWTGKVNYYNNTVMSVSTAIKEQDRVIGIIRFITSLKETDDTIRSVSFLILSMGLVVVFISGLVSVFLANSIVKPLKEVTDVAEKMADGQLKVRSQVKLQDEIGKLSDTLNYMAEELIKKEQIKNDFISSISHELRTPLTSIKGWAITLKSEDFNENEIILDGLEIIEKESDRLTTMVEELLDFSRFVSGRIKLEKDEFEIEDTINIIGKQLYPKAKNNEIQFIININNDLGYILGDENRIKQLLINLLDNAFKFTPEGGVVILNAFKKENNLILEVKDNGPGISEEDLPKVKEKFYKGKNSKSHSGIGLSICDEIAKLHNGTMEILSNINEGTLVRVTLPLGEVNQ; encoded by the coding sequence ATGAAAAAAAGTATAAAGACAAGATTAGTTAAAAACTTTATGTTGGTCATTGTTATAACTGTACTAATTTTAGAAATAGGGCTTATCAAGGCAGTAAAGGAATATTATTATAGAAATATTGAGGATATACTTAAAAATCAAATTGAATTTTCTAGAGATTATTATTTAAGGTATTTTTCTTCAGATTCATTGGAAGATATAGTAATAGATGATGTAGATGTATTTTGGCAGCATACCAATGCAGAAGTACAAATACTAGATCCTGAAGGAAGGTTATTAATGGATTCCTTGGGAGTTATAAACGATGATTCAAATTTATACCCCGATATAAAAGCAGCTATAAATGGAGAGAAAGGAATATGGACAGGTAAAGTTAACTATTATAATAATACAGTTATGTCTGTATCTACAGCAATTAAAGAGCAGGATAGAGTAATAGGAATTATTAGATTTATTACATCTCTTAAAGAAACTGATGATACCATAAGATCTGTTTCTTTTTTAATCCTTAGTATGGGACTAGTAGTAGTATTTATATCTGGACTAGTGAGTGTATTTCTAGCCAATTCCATAGTGAAGCCCCTTAAAGAAGTAACAGATGTGGCGGAAAAAATGGCAGATGGACAATTAAAGGTTAGAAGTCAAGTTAAGCTTCAAGATGAAATTGGTAAACTTTCTGACACATTGAATTATATGGCAGAGGAATTAATAAAAAAAGAACAAATTAAAAATGACTTTATATCATCTATATCTCATGAGCTTAGGACTCCATTAACATCAATAAAAGGCTGGGCAATAACTTTAAAATCTGAAGATTTTAATGAAAATGAGATTATATTAGATGGGCTTGAAATCATAGAAAAAGAAAGTGATAGATTGACTACAATGGTGGAAGAACTTTTAGATTTTTCAAGATTTGTTTCTGGAAGAATAAAACTTGAAAAAGATGAGTTTGAAATTGAGGATACTATTAATATAATAGGAAAGCAACTATATCCAAAGGCTAAGAATAATGAGATACAATTTATTATTAATATAAATAATGACCTAGGATATATATTAGGTGATGAAAACAGGATAAAACAGTTGCTTATTAATCTTTTAGACAATGCATTTAAGTTTACACCTGAAGGTGGAGTTGTAATATTAAATGCTTTTAAAAAGGAGAATAATTTAATATTAGAGGTAAAGGATAATGGTCCTGGTATATCTGAGGAGGATTTACCGAAAGTAAAGGAAAAATTCTATAAAGGGAAAAACAGCAAATCTCATAGTGGTATAGGTCTATCTATATGTGACGAAATAGCTAAGCTTCATAATGGAACTATGGAGATATTATCCAATATTAATGAAGGAACTCTAGTAAGAGTGACTTTGCCCTTAGGAGAGGTTAATCAATGA
- a CDS encoding response regulator transcription factor, with translation MNKSILIVEDETSIRKFIRINLERNGFNVFEAGSGEEGIDIARKEEIDIVILDIMLPEIDGFQVCKILRDEFPSLGIIMLTAKTQDIDKIMGLEYGTDDYITKPFNPTELVLRVKSLGRRIEAIDNVETNSILYSKPFKVDIYSRKFYKDNKEIELTPTEYAIAKIFIENPGRAFKRDEILNQVWGYDFIGDSKIVDVNIRRLRAKIEDNPSEPMFIQTVWGIGYRWKDKS, from the coding sequence ATGAACAAATCAATTCTAATAGTAGAAGATGAAACTTCCATAAGAAAATTTATAAGAATAAATCTTGAGAGAAATGGATTTAACGTATTTGAAGCAGGAAGTGGTGAAGAGGGAATAGATATTGCTAGAAAAGAAGAAATAGATATAGTAATTCTAGACATTATGTTACCTGAAATAGACGGTTTTCAAGTTTGTAAAATTTTAAGGGATGAATTTCCAAGTTTAGGTATAATAATGCTTACAGCTAAAACTCAAGATATAGATAAAATCATGGGATTAGAGTATGGAACTGACGACTATATTACTAAACCTTTTAATCCTACAGAACTAGTCCTAAGAGTAAAATCCTTGGGAAGAAGAATAGAAGCTATAGATAATGTAGAAACAAACAGTATTCTATACTCTAAACCCTTTAAGGTAGATATATATTCTCGTAAATTTTATAAAGATAATAAAGAAATAGAGCTTACCCCTACAGAATATGCCATAGCAAAGATATTTATAGAGAACCCAGGAAGGGCTTTTAAAAGGGATGAAATTTTAAATCAAGTTTGGGGATATGATTTTATAGGTGATTCTAAAATTGTAGATGTAAATATTAGAAGACTTAGGGCTAAAATAGAAGATAATCCTAGTGAACCAATGTTTATACAAACTGTTTGGGGAATCGGATATAGATGGAAGGATAAAAGTTAG
- a CDS encoding polysaccharide deacetylase family protein produces the protein MRRTKKRFIVRRRRNIVFLAIIFFLIGTTSVKLFNKSTNSAVAISVTDTLNIMGEKNPINQALGEEIRQIEAKAEEEKRIAEEKAKAEDQKQNTKVAYLTFDDGPSKKVTNQILDILDEYDIKATFFILGKMVKVNPDVLKRTYEEGHSIGHHSYSHNYKYIYKDTKNFLGEVKSTEKALKEVLGEEFETKLLRMPGGSFEKHKQKFLKMFTDMGYKNYNWNALNGDAEGIGLSKEKLVYRAKSTTKGKKEVIILMHDTDAKQTTADGLREIIDYLIEEGYEFRALSQE, from the coding sequence GTGAGAAGAACAAAAAAGAGGTTTATTGTAAGAAGAAGAAGAAATATTGTCTTTTTAGCTATTATATTTTTTCTGATAGGAACTACATCTGTAAAACTTTTTAACAAATCAACTAATTCTGCTGTTGCCATAAGTGTAACAGATACTCTAAATATAATGGGTGAAAAAAATCCAATTAATCAGGCATTGGGTGAAGAAATTAGACAGATAGAAGCAAAAGCAGAAGAGGAAAAAAGAATAGCAGAAGAAAAAGCAAAGGCAGAAGACCAAAAGCAAAATACTAAAGTGGCTTACTTAACCTTTGATGATGGACCATCAAAAAAAGTAACAAATCAAATTTTAGATATTTTAGATGAATATGATATTAAGGCAACATTTTTTATCTTAGGAAAAATGGTTAAGGTAAATCCAGATGTGTTGAAGAGAACTTATGAAGAAGGACATTCTATAGGACATCATTCCTATAGCCATAACTATAAATATATATATAAAGATACTAAGAACTTCTTAGGAGAAGTCAAATCAACGGAAAAAGCCTTAAAAGAAGTATTAGGGGAAGAATTTGAGACTAAGCTATTAAGAATGCCAGGAGGTTCCTTTGAAAAACATAAACAAAAGTTTTTAAAGATGTTTACAGATATGGGATATAAAAACTATAATTGGAATGCATTAAATGGAGATGCAGAGGGCATAGGTTTATCAAAGGAAAAGCTAGTATATAGAGCAAAATCAACAACAAAAGGGAAAAAAGAAGTAATCATATTAATGCATGATACAGATGCAAAGCAAACAACGGCAGATGGCTTACGTGAAATAATAGATTACCTTATTGAGGAAGGATATGAGTTTAGAGCTCTAAGTCAAGAGTAG